AAGCGCCGCTTCCTGCTCCGCACGGCAAAACAGTTTCTTGGCCGGCAGAAAAGAAGCGCCGTTGCCAGCCGCTTTGACGTGGTGGCCATCGAGGAGCCGTTTCCGGGGAAAATTGAGGTACGGCTTCACAAGAATGCTTTTGGAGATCTGACGCATTGAGAAAGGCTCCCGCGTGCCGTTCCAACCTGATCGCCCCGGTGGCGAAAGGCTCAGGGCGGTTGGCGCCGAACAAGATCACTTGCGACACGACCGGAAGAGATTGGTGGGAACGGCAACCGCCGGCAGCGTGGACGAAAAGGGGAGGAAGGAGCGACCGACTTGCCTGAACTGAGAAAAGACCCGATTACGGGACGATGGGTGATCATTTCGACGGACCGCTCCAAGCGTCCGTCCGATTTTTCGCGTGAGTCGGTCCGCATCCATGGCACCGGCTTCTGTCCTTTCTGCTACGGAAACGAGGACAGGACTCCGCCCGAGGTGGACGCCCGGCGAGAGAATGGCGGGCCCAGGAACAGTCCGGGTTGGACCACGCGGGTGGTGCCCAACAAATTTCCGGCACTGGGGATTGAGGGCGCGCTCGACCGCCAGGGCGAGGGAGTCTTCGACAAGATGAACGGCATCGGCGCGCACGAGGTCATTATCGAGACGCCGGAACATCACCTGACGCTGGCGCGGCTCCCCGAGAAGCAATTGGAGGAAGTCCTCGGCGTTTACCGCGACCGCATGCTCGACTTGAAGCGCGACCGCCGCTTCAAGTATATCCTCATTTTCAAGAATCACGGCGAAGCTGCCGGCGCTTCCCTCGAACATTCCCATTCTCAATTGATCGCCCTGCCCATTGTGCCCAAGCGCGTCCAGGAGGAGGTGGACAACAGCAAGACCTACTGGCTCCACAAGGAGCGGTGCATCTTCTGCGACATCGTGCGTCAGGAACTGGAGAGCGGCCTGCGGGTGATCACCGAAAACGAGGATTTTGTCGCGGTGGCGCCCTATGCCCCGCGCTTTCCGTTTGAGACCTGGCTGTTGCCCAAGCAGCACGGCTCGGCCTTTGAGAATTGCCCCAGCCGGATGTATGGAGGCCTGGCAGCCATGCTGAAAAACATTCTCCTGCGGCTGGACGTG
This window of the Candidatus Acidiferrales bacterium genome carries:
- the galT gene encoding galactose-1-phosphate uridylyltransferase; amino-acid sequence: MPELRKDPITGRWVIISTDRSKRPSDFSRESVRIHGTGFCPFCYGNEDRTPPEVDARRENGGPRNSPGWTTRVVPNKFPALGIEGALDRQGEGVFDKMNGIGAHEVIIETPEHHLTLARLPEKQLEEVLGVYRDRMLDLKRDRRFKYILIFKNHGEAAGASLEHSHSQLIALPIVPKRVQEEVDNSKTYWLHKERCIFCDIVRQELESGLRVITENEDFVAVAPYAPRFPFETWLLPKQHGSAFENCPSRMYGGLAAMLKNILLRLDVVLEMPAYNYVIHTSPVGEETNDHYHWHIEMMPKLTRVAGFEWGTGFYINPTPPEESAQFLREAVI